A part of Spodoptera frugiperda isolate SF20-4 chromosome 25, AGI-APGP_CSIRO_Sfru_2.0, whole genome shotgun sequence genomic DNA contains:
- the LOC118269165 gene encoding ankyrin repeat domain-containing protein 12 isoform X4, with protein MPSTSRSRGSGRGPDGAPRPQVIAPMSERQQLALVMQISSQDAPPAAPTPAEERKRTRQQRNERGETPLHVAAIRGDHDQVKKLLDQGQDPDVPDFAGWTPLHEACSYGWYQVVVVLVNGGANVNAKGLDDDTPLHDATTSGNLKMVKFLIEHGADPFVKNTKGKMPSDYAAPHIFEYLQSLKDNNARATHVSRARDDSIKKGCNASGNSDCSKRNNMETLAQGEHFDGKDITTQEKGGAAESRDDGSQLSSSVVSSTQDDNIKRPHEDSADNEAAEDDVSKRKKRKDNEEKEPMGKPAPVARGGPGRVLTGSKPPGPASKTGAVPLGKSGSGQNVSKGGAGSSGKGNLQAQGKGGSGGSKGNAQGSHQGKSGGGKGSSLQVSKQDRKSPVASPKPNQNKDNDGDDEPKTHEAAPKVPPLKIVIPGGAGGSGSRNEQEGEGPRGSGKGRGNASTLPYVIPCTSTDTGQTSDSSDGTSDDKRGEGGKGQDHEHGSSNSGRSESNSGHVELHPRKRKIKASKDGHSRDQSKNEPTHESTASHNITHSNPYQMYIHIRKQIDRRQRSLFPVKPKPPKDFNKYLMNRCTYTLQSNVNPDPQVEIPHNLPTQMINEFMAQEKERTRLRIQHLIEKEKLVLAVEQEILRVHGRAERAVANQSLPFSVCTILRDKEVYNVLAPDQEEKRNAQRSRCNGRQINSWLQEVDDKWEKIKEGMLRRQHTEAQTLHAVQIMGWEWKLKECGICDYKTTPKIDPVHVPQIHVSNFDLPA; from the exons ATGCCATCGACGTCGCGGTCGAGGGGCTCCGGGCGCGGGCCGGACGGCGCGCCACGGCCCCAAGTCATAGCGCCTATGTCGGAGCGGCAACAGTTAGCGTTGGTGATGCAGATCTCTTCTCAAGACGCTCCTCCAG CCGCTCCGACCCCAGCAGAAGAACGAAAACGCACTAGGCAGCAGCGCAATGAGCGTGGTGAGACGCCCCTTCATGTGGCAGCTATCCGAGGTGACCACGATCAAGTAAAGAAATTGCTTGATCAAGGACAAGATCCCGATGTTCCTGACTTTGCtg gGTGGACACCACTTCATGAAGCTTGCAGTTATGGGTGGTATCAAGTTGTAGTGGTACTTGTAAATGGTGGTGCTAATGTCAATGCAAAAGGTTTAGATGATGATACTCCTTTACATGATGCCACAACTTCTGGCAATCTCAAAATGGTCAAATTCCTCATTGAACATGGAGCCGATCCATTTGTCAAGAACACCAAAGGAAAAATGCCATCAGATTATGCTGCACCACACATCTTTGAATATCTGCAGTCTTTAAAAG ATAATAACGCGAGAGCAACACACGTCAGTCGGGCAAGGGATGACAGCATCAAAAAGGGTTGCAATGCCAGTGGTAACAGCGATTGCAGTAAGCGGAACAACATGGAGACCCTAGCCCAGGGGGAACATTTCGATGGCAAGGACATCACCACACAGGAAAAAGGGGGTGCCGCCGAGTCCAGAGACG atGGATCTCAGCTAAGTAGCTCTGTGGTATCATCGACTCAAGACGACAACATTAAGAGACCGCACGAAGATAGTGCAGATAATGAAGCGGCCGAAGACGATGTATCAAAACGGAAGAAACGTAAGGACAATGAAGAGAAAGAGCCGATGGGCAAGCCGGCTCCGGTGGCGCGAGGAGGACCTGGCCG tgTCTTAACTGGCAGTAAGCCACCAGGGCCTGCAAGTAAGACGGGTGCTGTGCCATTAGGCAAGAGTGGAAGTGGACAGAATGTCAGCAAAGGTGGTGCTGGCTCTTCTGGGAAGGGTAACTTACAAGCACAGGGGAAAGGAGGCAGTGGAGGATCAAAGGGCAATGCACAAGGGTCACATCAG GGGAAATCTGGAGGTGGGAAGGGTAGTTCTTTGCAAGTAAGCAAGCAGGATCGGAAAAGCCCAGTTGCTAGTCCAAAGCCGAACCAGAATAAAGACAATGATGGTGATGACGAGCCAAAGACCCATGAGGCGGCACCTAAGGTCCCGCCGCTGAAGATAGTCATACCAGGGGGCGCAGGAGGCTCTGGCAGTAGAAACGAACAAGAAGGCGAAG GGCCACGAGGTAGCGGTAAAGGTCGCGGTAACGCATCGACGCTGCCCTACGTGATACCGTGCACGAGCACGGACACTGGTCAAACATCTGATAGCTCAGACGGCACTTCCGATGACAAGAGAGGCGAAGGTGGAAAG GGGCAAGATCATGAGCATGGTTCTTCGAACTCTGGAAGATCTGAAT CTAACTCTGGTCATGTTGAGTTGCATCCCAGGAAAAGAAAGATTAAAGCTTCAAAAGATGGTCACTCTCGCGATCAATCAAAGAATGAGCCAACTCATGAGTCCACTGCTAGCCATAATATTACGCACTCTAACCCCTATCAGATGTATATCCACATAAGGAAACAG ATCGATCGGCGACAAAGAAGTTTATTTCCAGTGAAACCGAAACCTCCTAAggattttaacaaatatttaatgaatagaTGTACTTATACTCTCCAGAGTAATGTAAACCCTGATCCACAAGTGGAAATCCCGCATAATTTGCCAACACAGATGATAAATGAATTTATGGCGCAAGAAAAGGAGAG AACAAGATTACGGATTCAACATCTTATTGAAAAGGAAAAGCTGGTGTTGGCTGTTGAACAAGAAATATTACGAGTACATGGGCGCGCCGAGCGGGCGGTGGCAAACCAG TCGCTTCCGTTCTCGGTATGTACAATACTCCGAGACAAAGAAGTCTACAATGTGTTAGCTCCAGATCAGGAAGAGAAACGAAATGCGCAACGGTCCCGCTGTAACGGCAGGCAAATAAACTCATGGCTTCAAGAAGTCGACGATAAGTGGGAAAAAATAAAg GAAGGAATGCTTCGACGTCAGCACACGGAAGCTCAAACTCTGCACGCTGTGCAAATAATGGGGTGGGAGTGGAAATTAAAAGAGTGTGGAATTTGCGATTACAAAACCACGCCTAAGATTGATCCGGTACACGTGCCGCAGATTCACGTCTCAAATTTTGACTTGCCCGCTTGA
- the LOC118269165 gene encoding ankyrin repeat domain-containing protein 12 isoform X1, which translates to MPSTSRSRGSGRGPDGAPRPQVIAPMSERQQLALVMQISSQDAPPAAPTPAEERKRTRQQRNERGETPLHVAAIRGDHDQVKKLLDQGQDPDVPDFAGWTPLHEACSYGWYQVVVVLVNGGANVNAKGLDDDTPLHDATTSGNLKMVKFLIEHGADPFVKNTKGKMPSDYAAPHIFEYLQSLKDNNARATHVSRARDDSIKKGCNASGNSDCSKRNNMETLAQGEHFDGKDITTQEKGGAAESRDDGSQLSSSVVSSTQDDNIKRPHEDSADNEAAEDDVSKRKKRKDNEEKEPMGKPAPVARGGPGRVLTGSKPPGPASKTGAVPLGKSGSGQNVSKGGAGSSGKGNLQAQGKGGSGGSKGNAQGSHQGKSGGGKGSSLQVSKQDRKSPVASPKPNQNKDNDGDDEPKTHEAAPKVPPLKIVIPGGAGGSGSRNEQEGEGGTGPRGSGKGRGNASTLPYVIPCTSTDTGQTSDSSDGTSDDKRGEGGKAGQRVLRSHRTNDGDKDKERTSPQTGNDSRSGAGQAQANLNSNKSPTPSGSGQDHEHGSSNSGRSESNSGHVELHPRKRKIKASKDGHSRDQSKNEPTHESTASHNITHSNPYQMYIHIRKQIDRRQRSLFPVKPKPPKDFNKYLMNRCTYTLQSNVNPDPQVEIPHNLPTQMINEFMAQEKERTRLRIQHLIEKEKLVLAVEQEILRVHGRAERAVANQSLPFSVCTILRDKEVYNVLAPDQEEKRNAQRSRCNGRQINSWLQEVDDKWEKIKEGMLRRQHTEAQTLHAVQIMGWEWKLKECGICDYKTTPKIDPVHVPQIHVSNFDLPA; encoded by the exons ATGCCATCGACGTCGCGGTCGAGGGGCTCCGGGCGCGGGCCGGACGGCGCGCCACGGCCCCAAGTCATAGCGCCTATGTCGGAGCGGCAACAGTTAGCGTTGGTGATGCAGATCTCTTCTCAAGACGCTCCTCCAG CCGCTCCGACCCCAGCAGAAGAACGAAAACGCACTAGGCAGCAGCGCAATGAGCGTGGTGAGACGCCCCTTCATGTGGCAGCTATCCGAGGTGACCACGATCAAGTAAAGAAATTGCTTGATCAAGGACAAGATCCCGATGTTCCTGACTTTGCtg gGTGGACACCACTTCATGAAGCTTGCAGTTATGGGTGGTATCAAGTTGTAGTGGTACTTGTAAATGGTGGTGCTAATGTCAATGCAAAAGGTTTAGATGATGATACTCCTTTACATGATGCCACAACTTCTGGCAATCTCAAAATGGTCAAATTCCTCATTGAACATGGAGCCGATCCATTTGTCAAGAACACCAAAGGAAAAATGCCATCAGATTATGCTGCACCACACATCTTTGAATATCTGCAGTCTTTAAAAG ATAATAACGCGAGAGCAACACACGTCAGTCGGGCAAGGGATGACAGCATCAAAAAGGGTTGCAATGCCAGTGGTAACAGCGATTGCAGTAAGCGGAACAACATGGAGACCCTAGCCCAGGGGGAACATTTCGATGGCAAGGACATCACCACACAGGAAAAAGGGGGTGCCGCCGAGTCCAGAGACG atGGATCTCAGCTAAGTAGCTCTGTGGTATCATCGACTCAAGACGACAACATTAAGAGACCGCACGAAGATAGTGCAGATAATGAAGCGGCCGAAGACGATGTATCAAAACGGAAGAAACGTAAGGACAATGAAGAGAAAGAGCCGATGGGCAAGCCGGCTCCGGTGGCGCGAGGAGGACCTGGCCG tgTCTTAACTGGCAGTAAGCCACCAGGGCCTGCAAGTAAGACGGGTGCTGTGCCATTAGGCAAGAGTGGAAGTGGACAGAATGTCAGCAAAGGTGGTGCTGGCTCTTCTGGGAAGGGTAACTTACAAGCACAGGGGAAAGGAGGCAGTGGAGGATCAAAGGGCAATGCACAAGGGTCACATCAG GGGAAATCTGGAGGTGGGAAGGGTAGTTCTTTGCAAGTAAGCAAGCAGGATCGGAAAAGCCCAGTTGCTAGTCCAAAGCCGAACCAGAATAAAGACAATGATGGTGATGACGAGCCAAAGACCCATGAGGCGGCACCTAAGGTCCCGCCGCTGAAGATAGTCATACCAGGGGGCGCAGGAGGCTCTGGCAGTAGAAACGAACAAGAAGGCGAAG GTGGAACAGGGCCACGAGGTAGCGGTAAAGGTCGCGGTAACGCATCGACGCTGCCCTACGTGATACCGTGCACGAGCACGGACACTGGTCAAACATCTGATAGCTCAGACGGCACTTCCGATGACAAGAGAGGCGAAGGTGGAAAG GCTGGACAGAGAGTCCTCCGTTCTCATAGGACAAATGACGGGGATAAAGATAAGGAGAGGACATCCCCTCAGACAGGGAATGACAGCCGCTCCGGGGCGGGACAGGCTCAAGCTAATTTAAATTCGAACAAAAGTCCTACACCTTCGGGCTCT GGGCAAGATCATGAGCATGGTTCTTCGAACTCTGGAAGATCTGAAT CTAACTCTGGTCATGTTGAGTTGCATCCCAGGAAAAGAAAGATTAAAGCTTCAAAAGATGGTCACTCTCGCGATCAATCAAAGAATGAGCCAACTCATGAGTCCACTGCTAGCCATAATATTACGCACTCTAACCCCTATCAGATGTATATCCACATAAGGAAACAG ATCGATCGGCGACAAAGAAGTTTATTTCCAGTGAAACCGAAACCTCCTAAggattttaacaaatatttaatgaatagaTGTACTTATACTCTCCAGAGTAATGTAAACCCTGATCCACAAGTGGAAATCCCGCATAATTTGCCAACACAGATGATAAATGAATTTATGGCGCAAGAAAAGGAGAG AACAAGATTACGGATTCAACATCTTATTGAAAAGGAAAAGCTGGTGTTGGCTGTTGAACAAGAAATATTACGAGTACATGGGCGCGCCGAGCGGGCGGTGGCAAACCAG TCGCTTCCGTTCTCGGTATGTACAATACTCCGAGACAAAGAAGTCTACAATGTGTTAGCTCCAGATCAGGAAGAGAAACGAAATGCGCAACGGTCCCGCTGTAACGGCAGGCAAATAAACTCATGGCTTCAAGAAGTCGACGATAAGTGGGAAAAAATAAAg GAAGGAATGCTTCGACGTCAGCACACGGAAGCTCAAACTCTGCACGCTGTGCAAATAATGGGGTGGGAGTGGAAATTAAAAGAGTGTGGAATTTGCGATTACAAAACCACGCCTAAGATTGATCCGGTACACGTGCCGCAGATTCACGTCTCAAATTTTGACTTGCCCGCTTGA
- the LOC118269165 gene encoding ankyrin repeat domain-containing protein 12 isoform X7 encodes MPSTSRSRGSGRGPDGAPRPQVIAPMSERQQLALVMQISSQDAPPAAPTPAEERKRTRQQRNERGETPLHVAAIRGDHDQVKKLLDQGQDPDVPDFADGSQLSSSVVSSTQDDNIKRPHEDSADNEAAEDDVSKRKKRKDNEEKEPMGKPAPVARGGPGRVLTGSKPPGPASKTGAVPLGKSGSGQNVSKGGAGSSGKGNLQAQGKGGSGGSKGNAQGSHQGKSGGGKGSSLQVSKQDRKSPVASPKPNQNKDNDGDDEPKTHEAAPKVPPLKIVIPGGAGGSGSRNEQEGEGGTGPRGSGKGRGNASTLPYVIPCTSTDTGQTSDSSDGTSDDKRGEGGKAGQRVLRSHRTNDGDKDKERTSPQTGNDSRSGAGQAQANLNSNKSPTPSGSGQDHEHGSSNSGRSESNSGHVELHPRKRKIKASKDGHSRDQSKNEPTHESTASHNITHSNPYQMYIHIRKQIDRRQRSLFPVKPKPPKDFNKYLMNRCTYTLQSNVNPDPQVEIPHNLPTQMINEFMAQEKERTRLRIQHLIEKEKLVLAVEQEILRVHGRAERAVANQSLPFSVCTILRDKEVYNVLAPDQEEKRNAQRSRCNGRQINSWLQEVDDKWEKIKEGMLRRQHTEAQTLHAVQIMGWEWKLKECGICDYKTTPKIDPVHVPQIHVSNFDLPA; translated from the exons ATGCCATCGACGTCGCGGTCGAGGGGCTCCGGGCGCGGGCCGGACGGCGCGCCACGGCCCCAAGTCATAGCGCCTATGTCGGAGCGGCAACAGTTAGCGTTGGTGATGCAGATCTCTTCTCAAGACGCTCCTCCAG CCGCTCCGACCCCAGCAGAAGAACGAAAACGCACTAGGCAGCAGCGCAATGAGCGTGGTGAGACGCCCCTTCATGTGGCAGCTATCCGAGGTGACCACGATCAAGTAAAGAAATTGCTTGATCAAGGACAAGATCCCGATGTTCCTGACTTTGCtg atGGATCTCAGCTAAGTAGCTCTGTGGTATCATCGACTCAAGACGACAACATTAAGAGACCGCACGAAGATAGTGCAGATAATGAAGCGGCCGAAGACGATGTATCAAAACGGAAGAAACGTAAGGACAATGAAGAGAAAGAGCCGATGGGCAAGCCGGCTCCGGTGGCGCGAGGAGGACCTGGCCG tgTCTTAACTGGCAGTAAGCCACCAGGGCCTGCAAGTAAGACGGGTGCTGTGCCATTAGGCAAGAGTGGAAGTGGACAGAATGTCAGCAAAGGTGGTGCTGGCTCTTCTGGGAAGGGTAACTTACAAGCACAGGGGAAAGGAGGCAGTGGAGGATCAAAGGGCAATGCACAAGGGTCACATCAG GGGAAATCTGGAGGTGGGAAGGGTAGTTCTTTGCAAGTAAGCAAGCAGGATCGGAAAAGCCCAGTTGCTAGTCCAAAGCCGAACCAGAATAAAGACAATGATGGTGATGACGAGCCAAAGACCCATGAGGCGGCACCTAAGGTCCCGCCGCTGAAGATAGTCATACCAGGGGGCGCAGGAGGCTCTGGCAGTAGAAACGAACAAGAAGGCGAAG GTGGAACAGGGCCACGAGGTAGCGGTAAAGGTCGCGGTAACGCATCGACGCTGCCCTACGTGATACCGTGCACGAGCACGGACACTGGTCAAACATCTGATAGCTCAGACGGCACTTCCGATGACAAGAGAGGCGAAGGTGGAAAG GCTGGACAGAGAGTCCTCCGTTCTCATAGGACAAATGACGGGGATAAAGATAAGGAGAGGACATCCCCTCAGACAGGGAATGACAGCCGCTCCGGGGCGGGACAGGCTCAAGCTAATTTAAATTCGAACAAAAGTCCTACACCTTCGGGCTCT GGGCAAGATCATGAGCATGGTTCTTCGAACTCTGGAAGATCTGAAT CTAACTCTGGTCATGTTGAGTTGCATCCCAGGAAAAGAAAGATTAAAGCTTCAAAAGATGGTCACTCTCGCGATCAATCAAAGAATGAGCCAACTCATGAGTCCACTGCTAGCCATAATATTACGCACTCTAACCCCTATCAGATGTATATCCACATAAGGAAACAG ATCGATCGGCGACAAAGAAGTTTATTTCCAGTGAAACCGAAACCTCCTAAggattttaacaaatatttaatgaatagaTGTACTTATACTCTCCAGAGTAATGTAAACCCTGATCCACAAGTGGAAATCCCGCATAATTTGCCAACACAGATGATAAATGAATTTATGGCGCAAGAAAAGGAGAG AACAAGATTACGGATTCAACATCTTATTGAAAAGGAAAAGCTGGTGTTGGCTGTTGAACAAGAAATATTACGAGTACATGGGCGCGCCGAGCGGGCGGTGGCAAACCAG TCGCTTCCGTTCTCGGTATGTACAATACTCCGAGACAAAGAAGTCTACAATGTGTTAGCTCCAGATCAGGAAGAGAAACGAAATGCGCAACGGTCCCGCTGTAACGGCAGGCAAATAAACTCATGGCTTCAAGAAGTCGACGATAAGTGGGAAAAAATAAAg GAAGGAATGCTTCGACGTCAGCACACGGAAGCTCAAACTCTGCACGCTGTGCAAATAATGGGGTGGGAGTGGAAATTAAAAGAGTGTGGAATTTGCGATTACAAAACCACGCCTAAGATTGATCCGGTACACGTGCCGCAGATTCACGTCTCAAATTTTGACTTGCCCGCTTGA
- the LOC118269165 gene encoding ankyrin repeat domain-containing protein 12 isoform X3, whose protein sequence is MPSTSRSRGSGRGPDGAPRPQVIAPMSERQQLALVMQISSQDAPPAAPTPAEERKRTRQQRNERGETPLHVAAIRGDHDQVKKLLDQGQDPDVPDFAGWTPLHEACSYGWYQVVVVLVNGGANVNAKGLDDDTPLHDATTSGNLKMVKFLIEHGADPFVKNTKGKMPSDYAAPHIFEYLQSLKDNNARATHVSRARDDSIKKGCNASGNSDCSKRNNMETLAQGEHFDGKDITTQEKGGAAESRDDGSQLSSSVVSSTQDDNIKRPHEDSADNEAAEDDVSKRKKRKDNEEKEPMGKPAPVARGGPGRVLTGSKPPGPASKTGAVPLGKSGSGQNVSKGGAGSSGKGNLQAQGKGGSGGSKGNAQGSHQGKSGGGKGSSLQVSKQDRKSPVASPKPNQNKDNDGDDEPKTHEAAPKVPPLKIVIPGGAGGSGSRNEQEGEGGTGPRGSGKGRGNASTLPYVIPCTSTDTGQTSDSSDGTSDDKRGEGGKGQDHEHGSSNSGRSESNSGHVELHPRKRKIKASKDGHSRDQSKNEPTHESTASHNITHSNPYQMYIHIRKQIDRRQRSLFPVKPKPPKDFNKYLMNRCTYTLQSNVNPDPQVEIPHNLPTQMINEFMAQEKERTRLRIQHLIEKEKLVLAVEQEILRVHGRAERAVANQSLPFSVCTILRDKEVYNVLAPDQEEKRNAQRSRCNGRQINSWLQEVDDKWEKIKEGMLRRQHTEAQTLHAVQIMGWEWKLKECGICDYKTTPKIDPVHVPQIHVSNFDLPA, encoded by the exons ATGCCATCGACGTCGCGGTCGAGGGGCTCCGGGCGCGGGCCGGACGGCGCGCCACGGCCCCAAGTCATAGCGCCTATGTCGGAGCGGCAACAGTTAGCGTTGGTGATGCAGATCTCTTCTCAAGACGCTCCTCCAG CCGCTCCGACCCCAGCAGAAGAACGAAAACGCACTAGGCAGCAGCGCAATGAGCGTGGTGAGACGCCCCTTCATGTGGCAGCTATCCGAGGTGACCACGATCAAGTAAAGAAATTGCTTGATCAAGGACAAGATCCCGATGTTCCTGACTTTGCtg gGTGGACACCACTTCATGAAGCTTGCAGTTATGGGTGGTATCAAGTTGTAGTGGTACTTGTAAATGGTGGTGCTAATGTCAATGCAAAAGGTTTAGATGATGATACTCCTTTACATGATGCCACAACTTCTGGCAATCTCAAAATGGTCAAATTCCTCATTGAACATGGAGCCGATCCATTTGTCAAGAACACCAAAGGAAAAATGCCATCAGATTATGCTGCACCACACATCTTTGAATATCTGCAGTCTTTAAAAG ATAATAACGCGAGAGCAACACACGTCAGTCGGGCAAGGGATGACAGCATCAAAAAGGGTTGCAATGCCAGTGGTAACAGCGATTGCAGTAAGCGGAACAACATGGAGACCCTAGCCCAGGGGGAACATTTCGATGGCAAGGACATCACCACACAGGAAAAAGGGGGTGCCGCCGAGTCCAGAGACG atGGATCTCAGCTAAGTAGCTCTGTGGTATCATCGACTCAAGACGACAACATTAAGAGACCGCACGAAGATAGTGCAGATAATGAAGCGGCCGAAGACGATGTATCAAAACGGAAGAAACGTAAGGACAATGAAGAGAAAGAGCCGATGGGCAAGCCGGCTCCGGTGGCGCGAGGAGGACCTGGCCG tgTCTTAACTGGCAGTAAGCCACCAGGGCCTGCAAGTAAGACGGGTGCTGTGCCATTAGGCAAGAGTGGAAGTGGACAGAATGTCAGCAAAGGTGGTGCTGGCTCTTCTGGGAAGGGTAACTTACAAGCACAGGGGAAAGGAGGCAGTGGAGGATCAAAGGGCAATGCACAAGGGTCACATCAG GGGAAATCTGGAGGTGGGAAGGGTAGTTCTTTGCAAGTAAGCAAGCAGGATCGGAAAAGCCCAGTTGCTAGTCCAAAGCCGAACCAGAATAAAGACAATGATGGTGATGACGAGCCAAAGACCCATGAGGCGGCACCTAAGGTCCCGCCGCTGAAGATAGTCATACCAGGGGGCGCAGGAGGCTCTGGCAGTAGAAACGAACAAGAAGGCGAAG GTGGAACAGGGCCACGAGGTAGCGGTAAAGGTCGCGGTAACGCATCGACGCTGCCCTACGTGATACCGTGCACGAGCACGGACACTGGTCAAACATCTGATAGCTCAGACGGCACTTCCGATGACAAGAGAGGCGAAGGTGGAAAG GGGCAAGATCATGAGCATGGTTCTTCGAACTCTGGAAGATCTGAAT CTAACTCTGGTCATGTTGAGTTGCATCCCAGGAAAAGAAAGATTAAAGCTTCAAAAGATGGTCACTCTCGCGATCAATCAAAGAATGAGCCAACTCATGAGTCCACTGCTAGCCATAATATTACGCACTCTAACCCCTATCAGATGTATATCCACATAAGGAAACAG ATCGATCGGCGACAAAGAAGTTTATTTCCAGTGAAACCGAAACCTCCTAAggattttaacaaatatttaatgaatagaTGTACTTATACTCTCCAGAGTAATGTAAACCCTGATCCACAAGTGGAAATCCCGCATAATTTGCCAACACAGATGATAAATGAATTTATGGCGCAAGAAAAGGAGAG AACAAGATTACGGATTCAACATCTTATTGAAAAGGAAAAGCTGGTGTTGGCTGTTGAACAAGAAATATTACGAGTACATGGGCGCGCCGAGCGGGCGGTGGCAAACCAG TCGCTTCCGTTCTCGGTATGTACAATACTCCGAGACAAAGAAGTCTACAATGTGTTAGCTCCAGATCAGGAAGAGAAACGAAATGCGCAACGGTCCCGCTGTAACGGCAGGCAAATAAACTCATGGCTTCAAGAAGTCGACGATAAGTGGGAAAAAATAAAg GAAGGAATGCTTCGACGTCAGCACACGGAAGCTCAAACTCTGCACGCTGTGCAAATAATGGGGTGGGAGTGGAAATTAAAAGAGTGTGGAATTTGCGATTACAAAACCACGCCTAAGATTGATCCGGTACACGTGCCGCAGATTCACGTCTCAAATTTTGACTTGCCCGCTTGA